A genomic window from Algoriphagus sp. Y33 includes:
- a CDS encoding RES family NAD+ phosphorylase, with amino-acid sequence MRVFSLSKKKFSHDLSGKGAELAGGRWNSKGKAVLYTSQSRALCTAEIAVHTPLGNIPRDYEIVEINVPDSILSIDEIEITELPIDWKSIPHSHASQEIGDKFLSENKFLVFKVPSVVVLGEFNFLINPAHRRFNEVEITSIDPFEFDVRLFLK; translated from the coding sequence ATGAGAGTTTTTAGTCTTAGCAAAAAGAAGTTCTCGCACGATTTATCGGGAAAAGGAGCAGAATTAGCAGGGGGGAGATGGAATAGTAAAGGAAAGGCTGTGCTTTATACCAGCCAATCAAGGGCCCTGTGCACTGCAGAGATCGCAGTCCATACACCCTTGGGTAATATTCCCAGAGATTATGAAATTGTGGAGATTAATGTTCCTGATAGCATTCTTTCTATAGATGAAATTGAAATCACTGAGTTGCCTATAGATTGGAAATCAATTCCCCATTCACATGCTAGTCAAGAGATTGGAGATAAATTTCTTTCTGAGAATAAATTTTTGGTATTCAAAGTGCCGTCTGTGGTCGTACTGGGAGAGTTCAACTTTTTGATTAACCCTGCTCATCGAAGATTTAATGAGGTGGAAATCACTTCAATTGATCCATTTGAGTTTGATGTGCGGTTGTTTTTGAAATAA
- a CDS encoding antitoxin Xre-like helix-turn-helix domain-containing protein: MTQYAIFDPEVAYNTTDDLFINNIISLVRQGVSFEDFDKFASKSAFSLSEWSEYLHISERTMQRYHKEQKSFDSLQSEKIIEIALLQKRGVEVFGNKSKFQNWLETPCLALGDLEPKSFLDSSFGITLLKDELTRIEYGVLA, encoded by the coding sequence ATTTTCGATCCGGAAGTAGCTTATAATACTACTGATGACTTGTTTATAAACAACATAATTTCACTAGTCAGGCAAGGTGTTTCATTTGAAGATTTTGACAAATTCGCATCAAAGAGCGCCTTTTCATTGTCAGAATGGTCAGAATATTTGCACATCTCAGAGCGTACTATGCAACGATACCATAAAGAACAAAAGTCGTTTGATTCTTTACAATCAGAAAAGATAATCGAAATAGCATTACTTCAAAAGAGAGGTGTGGAAGTGTTCGGCAACAAGTCAAAATTTCAGAATTGGCTTGAAACGCCATGCTTGGCTTTGGGAGATTTAGAACCAAAATCTTTTTTGGACAGCAGTTTTGGAATTACCCTTTTGAAAGATGAGCTGACTAGAATTGAATATGGTGTTTTGGCATGA